The genomic segment ACATTTTTTAAGGCATGCATTCAGTTTTACTGTATCATGATGGTTCTCCATCTCTAAGAGCTCTTGCAGGGATCCCAAAAAAGCCTGAAATAGTCAGCTCCAAACCAGAAAGGCcacattttattttgagaaataggGCGTGTACGTTTGGTCTCAGGGAGTAGTCAGGATTCTTTGGAAAGGTATGGTTGAACTTTTAATGTTTGGGAAGAGAAGAAGTGGGGGATGAGGGGACCTTAAttgaggagcctagtaggctgaaGAGTTTCACAGTATCCTTTAGCAGTGCTAATTGTATTTTCTATTACTCTTTTGTAATAACTCCATGGGATGGCTTCACTTTGAATTGGCTTTGGCCAAGGACTGTTATTAATTAGAATTGTTCCTAGGTAGAGTTGCACAGGTGCTGTTTATGTACTAAGTAACTTCTAACTCTGAATTAGTCTACAGACtggaaaatttctaaaaatttgttaAAAGTTGGCTTCCCTCTGCCTCTTAGACCGTGCAGTAGGGTTGTCTAATGGTGAAGATAGTATCCTGATCAGAAAGATGTCATGATCAAGAAAGATGTATGGAGAACGTATGTAATTTTAAGAGGATGGCTAGTGTACCTGTGATGCACGTGTATCAGAGTAGACTTAAGTTGTGTTGCCATAACAAACAGCCCCGGTGTCTAAATAGCTTCAGCCaacagggtttatttccttttcacCCTGCATGTCCACTGCACTACCCAGTCTCTCGGGGACTCAGGCTTAGAGACTGCAGTTCTGTGACAGCACCGTCTAGGTGACGTGGCTGCTGTAAGGCAAGAGAGCCTCGCGTGGCTTTTTGCAGTTTCAGCACCTGGAAGTAGCATCATTTATCCTTACTGAACAGAATGAGCCATATGACCCCTCCTGAGTGCAGAGGGGCTGCTGGGAGATGTAGGTGAGCAGATGGATTGCTATCTCTGCTGTAGGCTCATGCTAGTGATGTGGGTGAAGATGTCAGACAGGTCAAGGTGAGTCTTACCTTAGAGTGTAAGATTAGAGTCACCAAGCCTTACATAGGACACAACTCTTAATATGATTTAGATAAAAAGAGGTGGGAAGAAAACTCACAGTTCTGAACTGGAGCACCAACTCTTTCTAAATTGTCTAGATTTAGGGTGTATCTTAAAATTGTCCTTCATCTAATAAGACATTTTCATGTGGTAgagtcttgtctggagaatttctcTCTTGAAAATACAGAAATGGCTGTGAAGGCAAAACCAGAGTCTTAAATTGTGATATGATGTATAAAGTAATGAaagcatttgttttaaaaatactagtaTTCCCACTACTGTTATAAGATACTATAAGtagtagtttatttttttccacctCAAGATATTAGTGTATTTTAGCACTGTGGCATAGGTGAATACAATTGAAATTTAAACCAACAGTACATAAAACTTATCTCTTAttggttaatattttttttagctACATGTTATGCAAAAATTATTGCATTATATTAATGGTGGCTATTTTtgccttgtttgtttttttggccttGGCTtgaggcttgcgggatcttagttccccaagcagggatcaaatccacgcccTTGGCAATGagagagcagagtcctaaccactgggcccccagggaattcccataatgGTGATTAGTATAGTTGGGAATTGACTGAGGTGAAGTGAATCATTTTAAGAGGTATTCACTGATTGGTGTACAGAgggtttgaaaaaatgaaaagctgaaatcaccaagatttttgtctgtttcagGAAAACTTTTAAACAGACTCAGTTACGGCTCACAGTTCTGTTGCCGTGCGTCTCGGTGAATCCACCCAGGTCTGTCGCAGTCTGTACCATGTAGAGTCAGTGCCTGGTATTTGTGTATAATGCTCTCGACCAGGGGTCCCTGACCTCCAGGCCATGGACTGggacctcctgtcagatcagcagtggcctcaggttagaaataaagtgcacgataagcgtaatgtgcttgaatcatcttgaaaccatcccacccccatccccggttggtggaaaaactgtcttccacgaaatcAGTTCCcggtgccagaaaggttggggccCGCTGCCCTAGGCTCTCCGCAGCGCCTCCACACAGATGAGGTCACTTGCGCCTCACAGCGGCCCCCTGAGAGTTCGCAGTGTTCTTCCTCTCCAGTTAGCAAACGGAAGCTCTCAGAAGCTGAGTGATTTGACCAAGGTCATGTTTCTTGTAAGTAGCTGAGCTGGTGCAAGGTGGAGCCAAATCTGCTCTCCGTGGACAGTGTGTCCTTGTACCAAAGTTAGCACTTTGCAGAAGATGGGATAAAAATGGCTCGTATGTTTAAGGTACCTACCACTTGATGGGCACTGCCAAATATAACACTGAAAGTCCTATCTTTTGCTTTAAGGTTGATTGAAACAATCATCGCATGGTGTTTTTCCCTGTAGTATGGGGAAAAACAGATTTGGTGAAAACCAGATATCTCTTGAAAGAAGAAAAGGCTGTATGTTTAACGTAAGCTTCTAAAGAATTAAGCCATCTCTGGCATTGAGGAGGCAGATTAGGAAAGTGGAAGAAAACAGCTCAAGAGACAGATGTGCGTTTGAGTTCTGGCTCTCTTGCTTTCCTGGCTGTGTTGCCCTGGACACAGCAATTGGCTTCTCTGAACCTCCACTTCTTCACCTCATGGAGGGGGAAGGGAGTGTTATGAACATATCTACCTGTAGGACTGCTGGGAAGATTAAATGGCTAAAAAGTAAAAACACCTTTTTAGCAAAGTTCCTAACCCTGTGGGTGCTTCTGCCCAGTATTACCGGAGGCTTTTGGAAATAGACATTTCCCATTTAGCTGTGTTTCCTCCCAGATGGGTTGGAAGGAGATTGGCACAGATGCACCTCCTGGGCCTTGAAGCCTGAtgttcactttctctctccctctcgtTCTAGGGAATGACCATGGATAAAAGTGAACTGGTACAGAAAGCCAAGCTCGCCGAGCAGGCCGAGCGCTACGATGACATGGCTGCGGCCATGAAGGCGGTCACGGAGCAGGGGCACGAGCTTTCCAACGAGGAGAGAAACCTGCTGTCGGTCGCCTACAAGAATGTGGTCGGTGCCCGCCGTTCGTCCTGGCGTGTCATCTCCAGCATCGAACAGAAAACTGAGCGGAACGAGAAGAAGCAGCAGATGGGCAAAGAGTACCGCGAGAAGATAGAGGCCGAGCTGCAGGACATCTGCAACGACGTGCTGGTAAGGGGCCCGTGTTCCTGCTCTAAAGAACACCTCCTAATAGTGTTCATTTCATGAACAAATGCCAGCTCTCAAACAGCTCTTGAGAAAGGTGTCTGAATATACTGGGAAGCCGCACACCATTTGCAACTAAGTTTTAAGGACacgatgtgatttttttttttccccctcagctcTTACCTGATCAGAGGTTGCTCATCACTTGTGGGatattttcctctctcttctaaAGAACTCTGGAAAATGGGAACGTTTGCTCAACATCCttccatcttttctttaaaaattgaggcCAGAGAGGCAGAATTTTCGATAGATGCAACCACAGAGAGGCTGTTCTCTGTGTTAGTCTGACGGCGGTGCCCTCTCCAGTAGGGGAGAGGGGAGCCGAAGGCTGACCTGTCTTTCAGCCGCTCCCTGGCCCCTGCACGATGGTAGTTTTTGTAAGTTAGCCCTGTCTATCAGTTTGAGCCTACGTTCTAAAGGCAAATCACAAGTGGTGGGATTCTGCGCTGCAGTGTTTCATGTGAACCTAAGTTGGACCACTGATTCTTCACTGCATTCCCTTGAGCCATgacctgggggtgggtgggagagcCTCATACCCTCGAGCAAATCATGATCACACTGTCTATCCCTCACGTCCTGAGCCCACTgggaactttctttttcttccaggtGAAATCAGGTAAAAATGAATGGTTGAGGGCTGCTTTGAAGGGAAAAGGAATTCACACTTGTGGATCTACCTCCTCCCCTGCTGGCTGCCTTTCTGAGTTACTGCCCTTGACACCTTTCTTTTGAAAACCAGTACAGAGCTTGTTAGCCATCAGGCAGGACTCCTCATGTCTAACCCATAAGGAGTCGCACCCTGTCTGAATGCACAGATTATTAAAACGACTACCGCCCCCTCGCATCCTCTCACTTTGATTGATTCAGTCCCCCTTACTGCTAAGCTTTTGCATCAAGctgctgtttaaatttttttttttttttttgttagactTCATGGTGTAAGAGTGTCGTGGCTAAATTTGTTGCCTGTTGGTCATTTGGGGGTTTGTTAATGGTGCGCTAATTCCTGAATGTTAGGTACATCTGGTTCTCAGATGAAGTATGGCATGCACTCCCAAGGCAAGAAAGTTCCCTAATTCCTGAACGGTAGACCAGCTTTTACGAGCATCtgaaagaatgtgaagaaaagcaTGGTACTTACTGCCTCTTAACCAGTTTTTCAGGATGCCACATTCTAAAACAACTCTTCGAAAATATTGCTCTGTATACGAAGCGTGGACTCCTTCAGAACTGCTTTTGTTGTAAGCATAAATGTTTAAAggaatttattattaataatagtctTAGCTACTTTTGGAGTGCTTACTAGTGCCAGGCGGCGTGTTAAGCACTCTGTGAACATTGGCTCATTTATCCTCGTAACTGCACTAGGAGATGGCTGTTAGGCTTCCCCTTGTGTAGCTGAGGAAACAGGATCAGGGCGATCAGGTCCTTTGTCCAGGGTCATACAGATGGTAAGCAGCAGCGGAGGGATTTTTACCCAGGTCTGAGCGATTCTAAAGTTAGTTCTTGGAATTTCTCCCTAGTATCACCCTTTTTCTTCCCTagtggaaagtttttttttttttctttaattacagAATTAAtacgaatttttttttttaaagcacaaggCAGAAgagtataaataagaaaataaaaaaatcacttctaaTACTACCACCTAGAGAACCATTGTTAACATAAATATCCTTCTAGATTTTTCCCTTAGGTATTTATATGCATGTGCACAtatctattttaatattaaaataggaTTCACTTGGTATTTATTATccgtttttctttttccccactcAGACTTCTTTTGGAGAGCCTTTCCACATTATCAGTGTAGTTCTACATCGTCATTTTTAATGCCTGTGTAGCATGCCATTGTATGGCTGTATTTTAACCCTTTATTGGACTGTCAAAGTGGATTTTAATAGATACTGGCATCTGTTATGACCTGGgctaaaaactattttaaaactttggATGAAAATCATGTATTTTGCAATCACGTCCCCACTCCCCCCAATTATTTAGAAGTGGTAGTATCTCAAATCTCAAACATAATTTTAAGATCTTGTAAGTAATATTTCCAGATTCTTAACagaatgtggatcattttttagGAGCTGTTGGATAAATACCTTATTCCCAATGCTACACAGCCAGAAAGTAAGGTGTTCTACTTGAAAATGAAAGGCGATTATTTTAGATATCTTTCTGAGGTGGCATCTGGAGACAATAAACAAAGTAAGtaactttttgtttccttttctttcttcttttttttttttttgaggaatttgaCCAGTAGCAAAGACCATCTTCATAATAATTTTGAGTTTTTGCTTGGTCTGTAGTCAGAATTTAAAGAACCACAGCATGTGCTGACCAGTGATACACAGTCATGAGTGCTGTGTGAGtgagctcagttgctctgtcatgtctgactctgtgactccgtggaatgtagcctgccaggctcctctgtccatgggatttttcaggcaagaatactagagtgggttgccatttcctcctccaggggattttcctgacccagggatcgaacctgggtctcttgtgtctcctatgttaattagcagacaggttctttaccactaatgccacctgggaagcccctgaacagGGTCATGGGGTTGACAGATACACCGGGTTGACAGATACACCGAAGGGACAAGTATGGGGGTATTCAAAGTCTGGTGCAGTAGTGCATTTAAAAAGATCTTTATTTTAAGGATTGTTTGGTGACTGTCTTAGATgtgaaactttaaaatgtttgataGAGTAAAGCTGCCATGGTAAAGAGAGATGTGTTTCTTCTGTCATACACGTGTGTGAGTGTAATGGTGGTGGCAGCTCTGCTTTATTAAGTGCCTCCTGTGtgtctcatttattcctcacacaACTCTAGGAGAGTTGGTGGGAGTCTGTCCTTTTTTTCTGATAAGGACACCAGGACTCAGAGAGGTTTTCACTCAGTCCAAACTACACAATTAAGAGTTGGGAATTCATTCCAGTTTTGCGTCTTGACTCTGAAGTCCACGATCTTTTCATTAGAGCACATTGCTTTCCATGTTCCGTCTTGTTCAGGGTTATTCCTGTATTTCCTAACTGCTTTTGTAGACTTTGTCATCATTGTCTTTGTCTTCCCTCAGAGCATTTCACACAGTACTCAGATTAGAGTCCATATGTAACAGAGGGTTACTAAGTGGGCAGTAGAGACATTTGACGGCACCTTTGCTCCAGCCCAGCTTGGCAAAATAATTCGGTAGTGGATCGGGCGTACAATGCAGCCTTATGAAAGACCCACCCtttcatgttttttctctttcttatagcCACTGTGTCGAACTCTCAGCAGGCTTACCAAGAAGCATTTGAAATTAGTAAGAAAGAAATGCAGCCTACACACCCCATTCGACTGGGCCTGGCACTTAATTTCTCCGTCTTTTATTATGAGATTCTAAACTCTCCTGAAAAGGCTTGCAGCCTGGCAAAAACGGTGAGAAAGACCTTCTGGGGTTTCTGATAGTAAAAATGCTCATGCTTTCTAGAACCTTGTGTTTTAAAATTACCTGAACTTAACTCATTGTTTTGGACTTCTGTGAAGATTTTTCTGGGGGTAGGAGAAACCATCTGTATTGACTCCATCTTTTATGGAGTCAATACAGAGCTATGACTTCTTGACGTCTTCTCAGTGCCCCGTGCTGATTGGCATTTGAGTTGTTCGGTTTCTCTCTTGGGGTGGAGGTTGTAGACAGTCCAGGGAGGACGAAGTGTGTTGCTCTCGGCACGCCCTGGGCTGTAGGCCTCTGCTCCACAGTGTCGTCCTTGTACTGAGGCGGGAGGTTATGGCAGGAGGTGTAGAGAAGGAAATCAGATCCTGTTTCTTTGTGTCCTGAATTACGTCTTGTCTTCTTTGGGTAGAAAACTGCCTTTTCTTCGTGTTTTTGTCATGTTTCAATATGCACAGTccttgaacatttttttaattggtaaaaACTGTGTGAAATGAATGCTCAGAGTTCCATCACTTAATTGAAGTTTGGATTTAGTGATGTGAACTTCTGTTTTCCATTTATCTCCTGTATCTAAACCTTTAGTTTTTCCGCttaatgaaaaagaggaggagggactACTAGAAATGTCTTTGGTAATTCAAATATCATGTGAATTCATTTAGAATGAGTAATACTTGTTGACTTGATAGGTACAGTAAAGTTCTTACCTAGGAATTTTTGTCATGGTTGGTTGATGCTTTGGAAACCAGCATCACATGTTTACTGACATGACTAGCAAGCAAGGTAACAATAACCTAGGTTCCCCAAGAATACTGTACAGGAAGAGAAATGGTAAGTCACTTGGTAGCAGGAGGAAAACGGGGCTAAACTAGTTCCAAGGAAGCTGTAACCTCTTAGCTAAAGGCTCTTTGTTTCAGGCGTTTGATGAGGCGATTGCTGAGTTGGACACGCTGAATGAAGAGTCCTACAAAGACAGTACCCTGATCATGCAGCTGCTGAGGGACAATCTCACTGTGAGTGCCGCCGGCCCGTGACTGCTCCCGCGGGGGGGTCATGGCTTGTCCTGGTCCTCTGCCTCATAGCCCGAGACTCAGGACAGGACTTGTGCCCTGGACGTGTAATTTGTTTAATGGGTTATAAACGCCTGCTGAAGTTTGGACCTTTGCCATCACTGTCTGCAGTCATATGAGAAGAATTATAAACAGTTGAGATGAGGTGATACAGAATGGGCCACCTCCCCGAGAAAGTCCTAAGAGCCCTACTTTGTTTAtagctctgtttttctcttgcagCTGTGGACGTCGGAAAACCAGGGAGACGAAGGAGATGCTGGGGAGGGAGAGAACTAATGTCTACCGTGCTTCGTGATCTCTTCAGTGTCACTCTGTACCCTCCACATATATCCCTTTGtgcgataaaaaaaaaaaaagaaacgtaCGTcgactttcaatttttcacagccTCAGCCTAGCAAAAATGGTCCATGGGATGAACAGCTGGTATTTGTATCTAAAATTCAGATTGGTCACATAAATGCCACGGCATTCTGAAGTTTTGATTTTGATTAACATTGACAGGATTACTgtgtgtttcatttaaaaaaaaaaaaacaaaactgaacactGTGATTATGGGGTTTTGTAATTTAGCAGAACTCTTACTGCTAGAAAAAAAATAGACCTGAATTATGTGTAACTTTTTGGAAAGTTAAATTTGATTCAAAACAGTTGTCCCTGAAATACAGTTCCCTTGTAAAGTTGTACAGAAAGTTATAGATTCTGTTGTGACACTGGGACTCGGAGTGGGTCACCTCTCGTTTGGCATTCGAGTTTTACAGTAATTTCTAGTGATTCTGCCCATTCTTATCAGGGCTTTTAGACACTTGGTATGTTGGGGCTTGTTGCCACTGAAAAGTTCGTGACCACAGATGGCCACAGTGTCTTCCTCCATGGAAACTCGAAGCCAGAAATGAACATTGCTGGCGGCAGATAACTGGGTTATGACAGCATGCAATGGTCCAGTGCTCATAGACCACCTGTGACTCCAGCCCCTTCCCCTATATAGCAGCATGTTTGCTGATTGGCAGCTTGTGCTTAGGTAGTGGAATCTGTTTTCCCTGTAACCATGAGCtcaagatggggaaaaaaagccgTGTATCTTATGAATGGCCTTATCTGTTTCCTGGGTAATACCTTTAAGAATAATGTTCTGCAGAGATTGTCTTTCACTTGAGGAGTTAAGTACTCAGTGTTTGGGTTCTTCCTAGCTCGGggctttaaaattttgaaatctaAACATTCTTTCCCACAGTCCTTTTTGACTGTAGACTTTAGTCTTCTCTAAATTTCTGTCCTGCttccatacatttttttctttgtgcatTCTCTCTCTTTGCCTTTTGTTCATGATTTAGTACTAGATGGGCAGGGACAGGGGGCCCACAGGGGGGTGAGGGATGTTGGCGAGCACTTTGGTGAGCCAGCCTTGCTTCAGAGAGTTGAAAAGAGCTTCCCACGTTTCAGCTCTGTCTTCCTCCAGTTCTCAGCATGGTGGTTGCTCTTCAGTCACACCAAGATCTGACtccaaaaagtatttttaaatatccatAGTTTCTCTTTATATTGCAGCCAACCCTGATAATGCTTGTTAGCACCTGTCACCAGCTCTCCCAAGGGTACCCATCCCGTCAAGTTCACAGACAAATGTCAGGGAAGTTGCATGAACACAGCGATGGGGAGAGTCAGGAATAGCCCGGCCTACCAGTCTCAGTCTCCACCTTCCTCCCCGAACATTCCACGTAGCCGTAGTGTCCCATCTGTTTGTCCATCTgctgaaataagaaaagaaacattcaTGCACT from the Dama dama isolate Ldn47 chromosome 23, ASM3311817v1, whole genome shotgun sequence genome contains:
- the YWHAB gene encoding 14-3-3 protein beta/alpha, whose protein sequence is MTMDKSELVQKAKLAEQAERYDDMAAAMKAVTEQGHELSNEERNLLSVAYKNVVGARRSSWRVISSIEQKTERNEKKQQMGKEYREKIEAELQDICNDVLELLDKYLIPNATQPESKVFYLKMKGDYFRYLSEVASGDNKQTTVSNSQQAYQEAFEISKKEMQPTHPIRLGLALNFSVFYYEILNSPEKACSLAKTAFDEAIAELDTLNEESYKDSTLIMQLLRDNLTLWTSENQGDEGDAGEGEN